Part of the Hevea brasiliensis isolate MT/VB/25A 57/8 chromosome 16, ASM3005281v1, whole genome shotgun sequence genome is shown below.
CCTGTGTTTGGATAGCTGCTCGGCCACAGTCTCCAAGGATTTCCTACATTGAATAACTATTCTTTAGCTATAATCCTTCACTAATGCAtgacaagaaaaaaaatatattaatgccAAAAATTTAAGggaaataataaaaaagaaaaaagaaaaaagaaaaaagaaaaagaacacATACTAGCACCTTGAATACATGCACGTACATGAGAATCAAAAATCTTAAAGAATAAGTTGATCTTTTGACTTGAATAACCAaagaaaatttactttaaaaaaaattccAAACAAAAATTGAAACAAGCAATGGTGAAAAGTTATACCTTAACTTGGTCCCACTTCGTGCTTGGCgtaatatgttttgaattatttACTTCAGCAAAGCCCCAAAATCAAGCAAGAAATGAAAAATAGTTTTATCAGTTTTTCCATTAACCGTATCAACCAAAGTCTTCCAGGAACAAATAAAGGAGTACAGTCTGAACCTTGAATAACAAAGTTGCACTTTATATATGAGTTAAAATCTGCATGACCAGGGTAGTTTGTGTGCAAAACAAACTTCTTGATCTTATGAGTCTGCAAAATGCCAAAATCACAATGGTTATAAGCATACTTCTGTGGAAAAAGATTACTACACAGAGCATCAAGATAAACCCTTCCAAACTGACATACCCAGCTCCAAAACCACAAGTAAGAAGGGGAGGTGGAGAAAGACATTAATACCTGTCCATCAAATAAGATGTCCAAACCACGAGTGAAATAGTTATAGAAGTAATCTCCACAAAGGGTTGTGCGTGGCCGAGGGTCTGAAGCAGAGTGAATGACCATTTGGTCTACCTGTACAGCTAATAAAATCAATATACAccaactgccatatctttgtgaATCTAATGAGAGTCTAGCACTATGCATAATGATTATGCTAACAGTAGTAGGACAAATACACCCACAGGGAACAGGTGTTGGAGTTGGGGTGAGTTTTccaaaaataagtaaaaaggtGACTCAGTTTTGGTCTCCTTTCAATAGAAATGGGTCATACATCTATAGATCTACATCACCAATTTGATCCAACACCACAAACAAAATCTTTTATATTCATAATTTGATATCCCCATGAATGTGCATCATTAAGTCAAGGTAAGGAGTCGATTGCAGTACTGCTTGCTAGGTTAAAATCCCATACTGTCCAATCATTTATTAGTCCTATAACAGAGTACAGATTGCATGTAGAAGATGTAGTAACTCTATATTACCTGCTTTTGATGAATTCCACAAGGACGACCTAATTCAGTCCAAACATCCTGCATTCAAAACAAGAGGTACACAGGATAAGTGACACATTGATAACCATTGTAATATCCAAGGTTTTCAGACCAGGGCCAATCTGCAATCCAGTGAAGGTAGAGGCTTAGAAATTAAGATTCAACAGGAGTCAACCAATATATTGTTCATCTGAACActgtttaataaatattaaatttatattatgtaattaacaatctttataaattgatattaatatattaaattcttTTTAATATTAGTATATTAAATTAAGATTATATTATATTCAATAACTATAATCCTTTACAAATTAAATTCAGTATATTTGCGTGTATATCATAAATatatcattttaatatttaatcaagTTGTCTAATTTACTTTTAAACTGCAATTAATATTACTTAATCTCTAGTGAATAGTCATTGCACAAAATTGACTATCCAAAAACACCGATAATAAAATTGTACTATCCATAATAGGAGTGTAGAGTTACTTTTTGAAGAAACAGACATTGCTATTGCATTCAGGAAGTTAAAAACTTAAAAAcaatgatattttgtattttttgcCATTTAAAAGGTTGCCGCTCATCACTAACCAAAAAGATGTCGTTTTGTACAAAAattggccaaaaaaaaaaaacatcaaaACCAGTTTGGCAGTCAACCAGGTTTTGTAATTCCCAATTTTTAAGGATAACTCACACCAGCGATATCCAATTGAACCAGCTGGACCAGGCCGGATAACATCACATCTGAGTGCAAACAAAAACCCATAAAAACTCAATTTTTTacctagaaaaaaaaaagaaaagcaaataAACTAGTGAAACTTCCCTCGTGAAAACTCAATTCTTCAACAATAAAGACTATGGTAGATCATAAAAGAATAAAAATCAACAAATCAAATTTCCCACCATTTCAAAAAAAGCTTATTCTTATTTGATATGGTAAGTTATCATTCCACCATCACAAGTGTGACAAGAAAAAACTTCACAGCTAATAGTCCTTGTATAGGCACATGACTATTGTGATTGCATTATATATGGGGTTCACAAATGTAGTTGAAATCATAATGATGGATGCATCATTTAATGAATGTAAATTTGCATGCAcacagaaattataattttggagcTCAAACGCATACAACAAAAACTTACCTGTGGTGATGCACCAAAAGGAATATGCTGCCCCCCTGTGGAAAAATATAACTCTTCACCAAGCTGCACATGTCAATATGGAATTAAAACAGATCCAATCTATACAAAGTAAAGAAATAAGGTTTTAACCTTAAAAAAGAATACAACACCATgtcttcatgatattttcaatcaATATTGATGCTAATAGCAGGTAGTTATTCACTAGAGATATTGATTAGCTGACTACTAGACTCCTTTTAAAAAACATGTCTGGGTTGATTAGGGAAGTGCCTAACCTTAACATGCACCTCTTCCATGTAAAGGCTGCCCGAAGGTAGTGGAGGAGCAGAAGCCTTGTCCATTAATGATCCGACACCAACTTTTTTATCTGTAGAGCTATCATATATAGACACACGACATGTTACTGGTGTAGTGCCATCTGGAAACTCCAGTGGCAGTTCCGCTgccaggaaaaataaaaatgattagaATATTAAAATTGCTAAAACGATTTTATATGTGAATGAAATAGACTACACTACCTTCTCCATCGTGGCAGCAATCTGTATATTGGCTAGGAATTGGAAATGCAAAGGATAGGCCCTATATattatatacatcaaaatgaataccaCAGTAGAAAAATAAGCACATTTGGAAATAAAATATTCTAGCTATTAACTTTTCCATGTACATACCGGGTAGAACAGAGTGTACACTCCTCTATCTTTGTCATAAATTCCAGGAAAGGTTGGCCCAAAGAGTGCATATACGGCTACAAAAGTAGCTAGAGTGGATGGTCCCCTAAATGTTAAAACAACAGCCAACAATCATAAAACACATAAATaaagcccaaaaaaaaaaaagaagttcagACAGCCTACCCAATAAGGGAAGTGGCATAGCGCATTTGCAGGCGTTTAACATCAAAAATTTCAATCAAGCGTAGTCTCTAACAGAACCAGAATAAGAGTAAACAAACTAGCTTAGATGTAGCCAACAATAAAGGGCACATTTCAGAGATATAAAGTTAAAGCAAACAAAATGAAAATTCCTCGTCaaagatgtaaaataattaacaaaGATGGGAACACACACAAGAAATTTGCCTGACAAGAAAATTTACTTAGTACCTGGGACCAAGGATCAAACCGAAGATGAAAACCATGATCAGGAAAGCTAATCACAATGTCAAGTTTAAGAGGCTCCTGCATGTAACAAGCATAGTCATGAGTGAATGTATAGTTACAGAAGAAAGAAGAGGTAAAAATAGCTGAAGCTATATCCTTTCGGGAGTTTCCAAGCTGGGTTAAAAGCAAGTCATATCAGAGGTTAATTTTTGAGTCTGACTCCCTTTTGTTGGTGCAAGCTTTAAGGAGTCAGCAACATAATGTCTTATTTTGGATTCATTGTTATGGATTGTAAATATCTGTTGAATGAGTTAATTCATTGCTCTTTTATGTTTGTTAGAAGGTCAGTGAACTCTGTCGTGCATGTTTTGGCACAGTTAGTTCTAGTTCTGATCTTAAGGAGTGGAGGCCCTCCTGAATTCATGTATGATGCTGTTCTTTCAGATTTAACTTAATGAATTTGGTATTTAACTCAAAAAAGGAATGAAGAAATAGACAGCTGAAAGACACATGCGGAATGGCATACTTACTTTTTAAAAACTTAAGTGAATCATCTAACCAAAAACATAATACTTCAAGGTTTACCACAGACACCAcatccaaataacctaaaattttatctCTGGGAGGATTACCTCATCATAATACTTCACGTGAACGACGTCGTAAATGTTAGGCTGCTGCTCGATTTGGGCAAACGCTTCGCATATAGGCATCCCTGAAAACAAATCAAAATAAATTGAAATCCAATTCTTAGATAATTTCATTTGATGTCTTTGTCGGAATCCAAGCAGAACAAAATTGGAATCGGGACGATCGGTGATGAAACAGAAGTAGAGAGAGAAATTACCGAGAGAGAAGGGACCGATACCAAGACCAGGGCGGAGATCGAGAACTATTGCGCCCATGGCAGTGCCCTCGCACCGTCGTCGAGGTCGCTGGGGCGGAGGCTGGTGCTGGTGCTGGTGCTGGTGCTGGTGCTGCAACATATTGAATTGGATTAGGTGTAGCCTGCTTGCTTGTAATGCTTCGTTATGGTGGGAATAATCTCCGTTACTTTCTCAAATTTAGGCGTTGGAACGGTTTCCTTTCTTTTTATTGTAGGCCAAGCTTGGAGACACAAGGATTCTGAAGCCTGGATTGTAACCCGGTGCACGAAATGTCAACAGTCTGGGCGGGTCCCACTTCTTCGAACCTTTGGGCTCTATTCCTTCTGCTATGATAGTCCCTAGAACGGCAACGGGTTGGGCGGTTGAGGCTAGTTTTGCAATTCCTGCTGCGACCCATTTTCAATAAAATGGGTTTTGGATGTAATCAGAAAATATATTATCGtacatataattaaaataaaatttgtaaaatgaaattaataaaaaaaactttaattataattaaaaatcttagtttaaaaataaattttcatacttttaacaattttaatcaattttttattttttaattagatgttataatttttttattgttgatTAGTTTTCATTAATGGGCCAAAAACCTCCATTTATTTCATGGGATTGGAATtataaaattgaataaataacATATTTTTTTTAGTTCAAAATACTTTAATTTGATGAAAAAGTTTAAGATTTTGATTTATTAATTAAGTTTATAGATTTtattgagaaaatttttgaatctcTTTATTTTGTCAAATGCTAATTTATGTaattgttagcataattatagcaattagcataattatagcaattagcataattacagtaattaatatgattataggagatttatagcataattatagcaattattattcttgtctaaattagctcatatttctaaattagttcatattctcatgtataaatagatgtaatatctctgtaaatgttcacaaatacacaatcctttccttcattactgtattctttcttcttatttatagtttctacaagtaatgaaggaaaggattgtgtattgatattacatctatttatacatgaactAATTTagaaatatgagctaatttagacaagaataataattgctataattatgctataaatctcctataatcatattaattactgtaattatgctaattgctataattatgctaattgctataattatgctaacagtaataattattaaaatatatatattttttagaaaaaaaaattaaaaacttgaatattggaaatttttTTTTACCAATTAGGAGacgaaaactttttttttttttaaaaaaaggagACGAAAACTCATGAGGTATTTATTGTCACGCAAGAGTCTCCATCAACATCGAGTTGGCTCAAAGGGCCCCTTCTCCCTTGTGATGAGGCAGACAGAGGTGTGAAATGCAAAAGGTGCAACCATAATGGCTGCTACGTGGTCTTTGGGCCTAATCGCATTAAAAGTTTTAGTGACCTTTTTTTTGTACAGAAATTTTATTGACCTTGAGATTAAGCAACtgcacagaaaaaaaaaaaaaaaaatatatatatatatatatatatatttatataataaaatcgattaaaaaaaattactatttatattaaattatgattatatttatattaaatatctgaatttttaagcgttgttataattatatttaagggataaaattaaatataaaaaattaacaataaattataatacaatacataaatttttaattagttagtaaataaaaattttaaatacaattataGTTTAACATaaatatttgatatttttaatttattgattgaattttatatttaaaaaaatatattttatatttatttttaaataattttataataaaaatatttttaataattgaaattaATGTGATTATCCTTTAAATCAAGTCAAATGaattttttatgtatttaaatataaaatataaaaataaaataatatatttttataaaatattaaaaaaaaagaattaaaaataatatatgacatatgatatatgatatataatattaagatatataaatttatatgtaaatctaatttattatgtgaataaaaatatatgatatataatattaagatatataaattttatataatttatatgagttttttatattataaatcttataaacataaaaaaaataaaataaaatatatgagttttttataattttttataaaattattttttattttttaaataaaagaataaaattataGAATCATACATTTTAttacattgatttttttttatttctcttcatttaaaatttaaactcattaataaattttttaaaaatttaataaaaaatcagtgaaaaaaatttatatttaaatcgatttattataaattataacatttattaaataaaatacacatattaattagaataaattatatataaaatatatattgtatTTAATGTATCTATAATTAATGTGTGatatattctttttaattttatatttttttaaaatttatt
Proteins encoded:
- the LOC110651263 gene encoding PHAF1 protein At3g51130 — protein: MLQHQHQHQHQHQPPPQRPRRRCEGTAMGAIVLDLRPGLGIGPFSLGMPICEAFAQIEQQPNIYDVVHVKYYDEEPLKLDIVISFPDHGFHLRFDPWSQRLRLIEIFDVKRLQMRYATSLIGGPSTLATFVAVYALFGPTFPGIYDKDRGVYTLFYPGLSFAFPIPSQYTDCCHDGEAELPLEFPDGTTPVTCRVSIYDSSTDKKVGVGSLMDKASAPPLPSGSLYMEEVHVKLGEELYFSTGGQHIPFGASPQDVWTELGRPCGIHQKQVDQMVIHSASDPRPRTTLCGDYFYNYFTRGLDILFDGQTHKIKKFVLHTNYPGHADFNSYIKCNFVIQVNNSKHITPSTKWDQVKEILGDCGRAAIQTQGSTSNPFGSTFVYGYQNIAFEVMKNGYIATVTLFQS